A DNA window from Chiroxiphia lanceolata isolate bChiLan1 chromosome 6, bChiLan1.pri, whole genome shotgun sequence contains the following coding sequences:
- the ARL14EP gene encoding ARL14 effector protein yields the protein MDPCSVGVQLQATNECHKTYYTRHTGFKTKQDVSSSDLLLLQLRTGITLSENNTICFHHAKIYIERFEDLQKSCCDPFNIHRKLSKKNLRAIDMDDAAFLSAKFGRQFVPGWKLCPKCMQIINGSVDVEPEERQRRKLDPDGRTAKALKSLQFANPGRQTEFTPETSKREKRRLQSKIAAFNSDRQVIPAKSKVYDSQGLLLYSGMDLCDCLDEDCLGCFYTCPKCGSNKCGTECRCDRKWLYEQIEIEGGEIIRNKHVG from the exons ATGGATCCTTGTTCAGTTGGAGTTCAGCTTCAAGCTACCAATGAGTGTCATAAGACCTATTACACCCGTCACACCGGCTTCAAGACTAAGCAAGATGTATCTTCATCTGACCTGCTGTTGCTTCAGCTCAGGACTGGAATAACCCTTTCAGAGAACAACACAATCTGCTTCCACCACGCGAAAATTTACATTGAGAGATTCGAAGACTTACAGAAATCATGCTGTGACCCCTTCAACATACACAGAAAGCTGTCCAAGAAAAACTTACGAGCCATTGATATGGATGATGCAGCTTTTCTCAGTGCCAAGTTTGGGAGGCAGTTTGTGCCCGGTTGGAAGCTGTGTCCCAAATGTATGCAGATAATAAATGGAAGTGTGGATGTTGAACCCGAAGAGcgacagagaagaaaactggatCCGGAC GGACGTACAGCCAAGGCTTTAAAGTCTCTGCAGTTTGCTAATCCAGGGCGACAGACTGAATTCACTCCTGAGACCagtaagagggaaaaaagaaggctgCAATCAAAAATTGCAGCATTTAATTCAGACAG GCAAGTTATACCAGCCAAGAGCAAAGTCTACGAcagccaggggctgctgctttACAGTGGGATGGACCTGTGTGACTGCCTGGACGAAGACTGCCTGGGGTGTTTCTATACTTGTCCCAAGTGCGGCTCCAACAAGTGTGGGACGGAATGTCGCTGTGACCGCAAGTGGCTCTACGAGCAAATCGAGATAGAAGGAGGggaaataatcagaaataagCACGTTGGTTAG